Proteins co-encoded in one Campylobacter ornithocola genomic window:
- the pstA gene encoding phosphate ABC transporter permease PstA, translated as MKKLFKQRKKASKNFKRFCKMGLYINLIFLCIFLLSVGYLGIGAFKQTYIYAQADRNNPSYELLSRAEQRKIRTGQIKEKSWLLANSEVDQYMKKNYNKLSDEQKKLVDELVQKQEIKLSFNTNFFLNGDSKSPENSGIFASVVGTLLVMLICMVVSIPIGVGAAIYLEEFAPQNVFTHFIEVCINNLASIPSILFGLLGLGVFINIFGMPRSSALVGGLTLAIMSLPIIIVSTKAALKSVDINMKNAAYALGMTKIQMIKGIMLPLAMPMILTGSILTLAGAIGETAPLMIIGMIAFIPDVANSIFAPTSVLPAQIFSWSAMPERAFLERTAAGIIVLLSLLVILNLAAILLRRYFQGKLK; from the coding sequence ATGAAAAAACTTTTCAAACAAAGAAAAAAAGCTTCAAAAAATTTCAAAAGATTTTGCAAAATGGGGCTTTATATAAATCTTATTTTTCTCTGTATTTTTTTATTAAGTGTAGGGTATCTTGGAATAGGGGCTTTTAAACAGACTTACATTTATGCTCAAGCTGATAGAAACAACCCTTCTTATGAGCTTTTATCGCGTGCTGAACAAAGGAAAATAAGAACAGGTCAAATCAAAGAAAAATCTTGGCTTTTAGCAAATTCTGAAGTTGATCAATACATGAAAAAAAACTACAATAAGCTAAGTGATGAACAAAAAAAATTAGTTGATGAATTAGTTCAAAAGCAAGAAATTAAACTAAGCTTTAATACAAATTTTTTCCTTAATGGAGATTCTAAATCACCTGAAAATTCAGGAATCTTTGCTTCTGTGGTTGGGACTTTGCTTGTAATGTTAATATGTATGGTTGTAAGTATCCCAATAGGAGTTGGAGCGGCTATTTATTTAGAAGAATTTGCTCCGCAAAATGTATTTACGCATTTTATAGAAGTATGTATAAATAATTTAGCTAGTATTCCTAGTATTTTATTTGGACTTTTAGGTCTTGGAGTATTTATTAATATTTTTGGCATGCCGCGTTCGAGTGCTTTAGTTGGGGGATTAACTTTAGCTATTATGAGTTTACCTATTATTATTGTTTCAACTAAGGCAGCTTTAAAAAGCGTGGATATTAATATGAAAAATGCCGCATATGCTTTAGGCATGACTAAAATTCAAATGATAAAAGGTATTATGTTACCTTTGGCAATGCCTATGATTTTAACAGGTTCTATTTTAACTTTAGCAGGGGCTATTGGCGAAACTGCACCTTTGATGATTATAGGAATGATAGCTTTTATACCTGATGTAGCAAACTCAATTTTTGCGCCAACAAGTGTTTTACCTGCTCAAATTTTTTCATGGTCGGCTATGCCAGAACGCGCATTTTTAGAAAGAACAGCAGCGGGGATTATAGTGCTTTTATCTCTTTTGGTAATTTTAAATTTAGCAGCAATACTTTTAAGAAGATACTTTCAAGGAAAATTAAAATGA
- the pstC gene encoding phosphate ABC transporter permease subunit PstC, whose protein sequence is MIKEKIIKLTLFLCAFVSVVVSFAIMLTILIEALKFFQKESVFTFLFSSQWAADVAFVGADGSSKHGVFGALSLFWGTFYISLIAMLTALPLGVMCAIYLGVFAGKKSKNYLKPILEIIAGIPTVVFGFFAAIVVAPFIVWFFSLFGIKASFQSALGAGFIMGIMIVPIVASLSQDCIETVSLKRINGAYALGMTKKEVVFAVILPEAMPGIVAACLLGLSRALGETMIVVMAASLRPNLTMNFLEDMTTVTVKIVEALSGDQAFDSSLALSAFSLGLVLFIITLIINIFSVYLINRFHKRKNL, encoded by the coding sequence TTGATAAAAGAAAAAATAATAAAATTAACGCTTTTTCTTTGTGCTTTTGTTAGCGTAGTAGTAAGCTTTGCTATTATGCTAACGATTTTAATAGAGGCATTAAAATTTTTTCAAAAAGAAAGCGTATTTACTTTTTTATTTTCAAGTCAGTGGGCAGCAGATGTTGCGTTTGTAGGTGCTGATGGAAGTAGTAAGCACGGAGTTTTTGGTGCTTTGAGCTTATTTTGGGGAACTTTTTATATTTCCTTAATAGCAATGCTAACAGCCTTGCCTTTGGGTGTAATGTGCGCTATTTATCTTGGAGTATTTGCAGGTAAAAAATCTAAAAACTATTTAAAACCTATTTTGGAAATCATAGCAGGAATTCCTACGGTTGTTTTTGGATTTTTTGCAGCTATAGTTGTAGCTCCTTTTATAGTGTGGTTTTTTTCTCTTTTTGGTATCAAAGCGAGTTTTCAAAGCGCTTTAGGTGCAGGTTTTATCATGGGTATTATGATAGTTCCTATAGTAGCTTCGCTTTCGCAAGATTGTATTGAAACGGTAAGTTTAAAAAGGATAAATGGAGCTTATGCTTTAGGCATGACTAAAAAAGAAGTTGTTTTTGCAGTAATTTTACCAGAAGCAATGCCAGGTATAGTTGCAGCTTGTCTTTTGGGGCTTTCAAGGGCTTTGGGTGAAACGATGATTGTTGTTATGGCTGCTTCACTGCGTCCAAATTTAACAATGAATTTTTTAGAAGATATGACAACAGTTACTGTAAAAATAGTAGAAGCATTAAGCGGTGATCAAGCTTTTGATAGTTCTTTGGCTTTAAGTGCATTTTCTTTAGGACTTGTACTTTTTATTATTACATTAATCATTAATATATTTAGCGTTTATTTGATAAATCGCTTCCATAAAAGGAAAAATTTATGA
- a CDS encoding substrate-binding domain-containing protein, with translation MKKLLALSIACFVSLNAAELKIAGSSTVYPFTSFVAEEYAVIKNTKTPIVESLGTGGGFKVFCEGITDISNASRAIKPSEFETCKKSGVSDIVGIMIGYDGIVLAQNKINAPLNINLHELFLALAKEIPQDGKLIPNPYTNWQQINKNLPNRKITIYGPPSSSGTRDSIEELVMIDISKKIPEYKGTYKTIRQDGAFIPSGENDNLIISKLSVDKEAFGLFGYGFLSSNNDKINAAYIDGVKANEKNISEGKYKLARSLFIYMNAKKNPEVFEFAKIYMSDDLAKSGAELEKIGLVPLDEKTLKQTQKHIEEKGLLTDELVKTGKVF, from the coding sequence AAAATAGCAGGTTCATCTACTGTGTATCCTTTTACTTCTTTTGTCGCTGAAGAATATGCTGTTATAAAAAATACAAAAACACCTATAGTTGAAAGTCTTGGCACAGGTGGTGGTTTTAAAGTGTTTTGTGAGGGAATTACTGACATTTCTAACGCCTCAAGAGCAATCAAGCCAAGTGAATTTGAAACTTGTAAAAAATCGGGCGTGAGTGATATAGTCGGGATTATGATAGGTTATGATGGTATAGTTTTAGCACAAAATAAAATCAATGCTCCATTAAACATAAACTTGCATGAGTTATTTTTGGCTTTAGCTAAAGAAATTCCGCAAGATGGAAAATTAATTCCAAATCCTTATACAAATTGGCAACAAATCAATAAAAATCTACCAAATAGAAAAATCACAATTTATGGTCCCCCATCAAGTTCAGGTACAAGAGATAGCATAGAAGAACTTGTAATGATAGATATTTCTAAAAAAATTCCAGAATACAAAGGTACATATAAAACTATACGTCAAGATGGGGCTTTTATACCAAGTGGAGAAAATGATAATTTAATTATTTCAAAACTTTCTGTTGATAAAGAAGCTTTTGGACTTTTTGGATATGGATTTTTATCTAGCAATAATGATAAGATTAATGCTGCTTATATTGATGGTGTAAAAGCTAATGAAAAAAATATTTCCGAAGGAAAATATAAACTAGCTCGTTCTTTATTTATATATATGAATGCTAAGAAAAATCCAGAAGTATTTGAATTTGCAAAAATTTACATGAGTGATGATTTAGCTAAAAGTGGAGCGGAATTAGAAAAAATAGGATTAGTTCCTTTAGATGAAAAAACTTTAAAGCAAACTCAAAAACATATAGAAGAAAAAGGTTTATTAACTGATGAGCTTGTTAAAACAGGAAAAGTTTTTTGA
- the pstB gene encoding phosphate ABC transporter ATP-binding protein PstB, with the protein MIAKTTNLNLFYDKKQALFDINMEIQKNKITALIGASGCGKSTFLRCFNRMNDKIAKIDGLVEIDGKDVKNQDLVVLRKKVGMVFQQPNVFVKSIYDNISYAPKLHGMIKNKDEEDALVEDCLKKVGLFEEVKDKLKQNALALSGGQQQRLCIARALAIKPKLLLLDEPTSALDPISSSVIEELIKELSHNLSMIMVTHNMQQGKRVADYTAFFHLGELVEFGESKEFFENPKEEKTKAYLNGVFG; encoded by the coding sequence ATGATAGCAAAAACAACAAATTTAAATTTATTTTATGATAAAAAACAAGCTTTATTTGATATTAATATGGAAATTCAAAAAAATAAAATTACAGCTTTAATAGGTGCTTCAGGCTGTGGAAAATCCACATTTTTGCGTTGTTTTAATAGGATGAATGACAAAATAGCAAAAATCGATGGTCTTGTTGAGATTGATGGAAAAGATGTTAAAAATCAAGATTTAGTCGTGCTTAGAAAAAAAGTTGGAATGGTATTTCAACAACCTAATGTTTTTGTAAAAAGCATTTATGATAATATTTCTTATGCTCCAAAACTCCATGGGATGATCAAAAACAAAGATGAAGAAGATGCTTTGGTGGAAGATTGTCTTAAAAAAGTGGGTCTTTTTGAGGAAGTAAAGGATAAGCTAAAGCAAAATGCTCTAGCACTTTCAGGTGGTCAGCAACAACGCCTTTGTATAGCAAGAGCTTTGGCTATAAAGCCAAAATTATTACTTTTAGATGAACCAACTTCTGCACTTGATCCTATATCTTCAAGCGTTATAGAAGAGCTTATTAAAGAATTAAGTCATAATCTTTCCATGATTATGGTAACGCATAACATGCAACAAGGAAAACGCGTGGCTGATTATACTGCGTTTTTTCACTTAGGGGAGCTTGTGGAATTTGGTGAAAGTAAGGAATTTTTTGAAAATCCAAAAGAAGAAAAAACTAAGGCTTATTTAAATGGAGTTTTTGGGTGA